In Coprobacter tertius, a single window of DNA contains:
- a CDS encoding alpha amylase C-terminal domain-containing protein, producing MKRLNLVKNDPWLEPYNDTIEFRHRLTVDKKKELTQKTGSLSDFATGYLYFGLHRDKDGWVIREWAPNASEIYLIGNFSEWKELPRYKFKAKKNGIWELKLKADELHHLDLYKLSMHWPGGQGERIPAWATRVIQDEKTYIFSAQVWNPEKPYRFKKKKFVPQTSPLLIYECHIGMAQEEERVGTYDEFRRNVLPRIAKAGYNAIQIMAIQEHPYYGSFGYHVSSFFAPSSRFGTPDDLKHLIDDAHALGITVIMDIVHSHAVKNEVEGLGRYDGSYSQFFYGDGRREHPAWDSLCFDYGKNEVIHFLLSNCKYWLEEYNFDGFRFDGVTSMLYYNHGLGKSFNGYPDYYDGGQDENAITYLSLANELIHAVNPNAITIAEEMSGMPGLAVPTEDGGIGFDYRMAMGIPDFWIKTIKEKKDEDWKPATIFWEVTNRRSDEKTINYAESHDQALVGDKTIIFRLIDDKMYWHMMKGDKDFTVDRGMALHKIIRLVTLSTINGGYLNFMGNEFGHPEWIDFPRQGNEWSYKYARRQWSLVDREDLKYQYLANFDAAMISLVKGIKNFEKIPIEKIWDNESDQILAFRRKDLLFIFNFHPAKSYSDYGILTSKGEYRTALNTDSPQFGGFGLIDESITHFTIPDPLYKKEKKEWLKLYIPARSAMVLKLHKNIKSKNNNI from the coding sequence ATGAAACGACTGAATTTAGTAAAAAACGACCCGTGGCTCGAACCCTATAACGATACGATCGAATTTCGCCATCGGTTAACGGTCGATAAAAAGAAAGAACTCACACAAAAAACGGGATCACTCTCCGATTTTGCAACAGGATATCTGTATTTCGGCCTTCACCGAGATAAAGATGGATGGGTCATTCGAGAATGGGCACCCAATGCTTCGGAAATATATCTGATAGGAAATTTCTCTGAATGGAAGGAGTTACCGCGTTATAAATTCAAAGCTAAAAAAAATGGAATTTGGGAACTAAAATTAAAGGCTGACGAATTACATCATCTCGATCTGTACAAACTCTCGATGCACTGGCCGGGGGGACAAGGAGAACGTATTCCGGCATGGGCTACCCGAGTCATTCAAGACGAAAAAACATATATATTTTCGGCTCAGGTCTGGAACCCTGAAAAACCGTACCGTTTTAAAAAGAAAAAGTTCGTGCCGCAAACTTCACCTCTTCTTATTTACGAATGCCATATCGGAATGGCACAAGAAGAAGAACGGGTGGGAACTTACGATGAATTCAGACGAAACGTACTTCCCCGTATCGCAAAAGCAGGATACAATGCTATACAAATTATGGCAATACAGGAACATCCCTATTATGGCTCGTTCGGCTATCACGTCTCGAGTTTTTTCGCACCGTCTTCCCGGTTCGGGACACCCGACGATCTCAAGCATCTGATAGACGATGCTCATGCATTGGGAATCACTGTCATAATGGACATCGTACATTCACATGCCGTAAAAAATGAAGTAGAAGGTTTGGGCCGGTACGACGGATCCTACAGTCAGTTTTTTTACGGAGATGGAAGACGGGAACATCCTGCCTGGGACTCACTCTGTTTCGATTATGGGAAAAATGAGGTGATCCACTTTTTACTGTCGAACTGTAAATATTGGCTGGAAGAATATAACTTCGACGGTTTTCGTTTCGACGGGGTAACCTCTATGCTTTATTATAATCATGGCTTGGGCAAATCTTTCAACGGATATCCCGACTATTACGACGGCGGACAAGACGAAAACGCAATCACTTATTTATCGCTGGCAAACGAGCTGATTCATGCCGTTAATCCTAATGCCATCACAATTGCCGAAGAAATGAGCGGTATGCCCGGACTCGCCGTACCGACAGAGGACGGTGGTATCGGTTTCGATTACCGTATGGCAATGGGTATTCCTGATTTCTGGATAAAAACCATAAAAGAAAAAAAAGACGAAGACTGGAAACCGGCGACCATTTTTTGGGAAGTCACCAATCGGAGATCGGATGAAAAAACGATTAATTATGCAGAAAGTCACGATCAAGCATTAGTAGGAGATAAAACAATCATATTCAGACTTATAGACGACAAGATGTACTGGCATATGATGAAAGGTGATAAAGATTTTACCGTAGATAGAGGCATGGCTCTGCACAAAATAATCAGATTGGTAACATTATCAACCATCAATGGTGGCTATCTGAACTTTATGGGAAATGAATTCGGACATCCCGAATGGATCGATTTTCCCAGACAAGGGAACGAATGGTCATATAAATATGCTCGACGACAATGGAGTCTCGTCGATCGGGAGGACCTTAAATACCAGTATCTTGCAAATTTCGACGCCGCCATGATATCTTTAGTAAAAGGAATAAAAAATTTCGAAAAAATACCGATCGAAAAAATATGGGACAACGAAAGTGATCAAATATTAGCCTTCCGTAGAAAAGATTTGCTGTTTATTTTCAATTTTCATCCTGCAAAATCCTATAGCGATTACGGAATTCTCACCTCAAAAGGAGAATATCGCACTGCTCTGAATACCGATTCGCCTCAATTCGGAGGATTCGGACTGATAGATGAATCGATCACTCATTTTACCATTCCCGATCCTTTGTATAAAAAAGAAAAAAAGGAATGGCTAAAACTATACATACCGGCACGGTCGGCAATGGTATTGAAACTACATAAGAACATAAAAAGCAAAAACAATAATATTTAA
- a CDS encoding YhcH/YjgK/YiaL family protein: MILDSLSNSATIEQLHPLFKKAFDYLKSTDFSKKEAGKILLDGDNLYVTIAEPVGKKENDAKIETHFKYIDIQMPLTATETIGWKAVADLKKTAVPYDEKNDITFFDDIPSAHIDVTPGNFAIFFPEDGHAPCIGNGKFRKVIVKVRI, from the coding sequence ATGATATTAGACTCTTTAAGTAATTCTGCTACGATAGAGCAGTTACATCCACTGTTTAAAAAAGCATTCGATTACCTTAAATCGACTGATTTTTCAAAAAAGGAAGCCGGAAAAATTCTTCTCGACGGTGATAACCTTTATGTAACAATTGCCGAACCAGTGGGGAAAAAAGAAAACGACGCTAAAATTGAAACTCATTTTAAATATATAGATATACAAATGCCTCTTACAGCAACCGAAACAATAGGGTGGAAAGCGGTTGCCGATCTAAAAAAAACAGCAGTGCCTTATGATGAGAAAAATGACATTACTTTTTTCGACGACATTCCCTCTGCTCATATCGACGTAACACCCGGAAATTTCGCTATTTTTTTCCCAGAAGACGGTCATGCACCCTGTATCGGGAATGGAAAATTCAGGAAAGTAATTGTCAAAGTACGCATCTGA